A genome region from Leptospiraceae bacterium includes the following:
- a CDS encoding DUF190 domain-containing protein codes for MKIRDQKKELSIYISSKEMLGGTPLYKTLIDKFISMGITGCTVLKSTAGYGTDLKVKYPDDAISNLWTKDSTIVLKIIESTARVEEIVKMLDSTMPQGIITIRDVDFIRYTRSVVTQEDIRLADEA; via the coding sequence ATGAAAATCAGAGACCAAAAGAAAGAACTTTCAATATACATTAGTAGTAAGGAAATGTTAGGTGGGACTCCCCTCTATAAAACTTTGATTGATAAATTTATTTCTATGGGAATTACGGGTTGCACCGTACTAAAATCTACTGCCGGGTACGGGACAGACCTGAAAGTAAAATATCCAGATGATGCCATTAGTAATCTTTGGACAAAAGACTCTACAATTGTTCTAAAAATAATTGAGTCTACTGCCAGAGTGGAAGAAATCGTGAAAATGTTAGATTCGACTATGCCTCAGGGAATAATCACCATTCGGGACGTAGATTTTATCCGATACACTAGAAGTGTTGTCACACAAGAAGATATTCGTTTAGCTGACGAAGCCTAA
- a CDS encoding GIY-YIG nuclease family protein, with protein sequence MDKSKVLDEIFANDPFGLLTIKPSASPARNEEERLVASFQEINEFYEKNNREPNQTGGIQEHQLYTRLKGLRENPTKVEILKSHDLFGLLAIKPKEINSLEDIFNDDSLGLLEDDSESIFTLKHIKKQDDRAATDFVAKRKVCKDFKKYEELFKSCQNDLKNKKRKLMPFSQKILREKEFYVHNGVLLFVESIEDEEKVQKYKSGSRVRKDGRTRIIFENGTESNMLSRSLYKILLANGKAVSENIDKVNEIFAEKFSNVTDEDIEAGFIYILKSKSTKQEIKEIQNLYKIGYSTVAVEERIKNASQEPTYLMADVHIVMTYKCFNMNPQKLEQLLHNFFGKACLNLDVFDKDGNRHTPREWFIAPLAIIEETIHLILSGEIIRYRYDSMKEQIVEF encoded by the coding sequence ATGGATAAATCTAAAGTTCTAGATGAAATTTTTGCAAACGATCCTTTCGGGTTACTAACGATTAAACCCTCTGCTTCACCTGCGCGCAATGAAGAGGAAAGACTCGTTGCTTCCTTTCAAGAAATCAATGAATTTTATGAAAAAAACAATCGCGAGCCAAACCAGACAGGCGGAATCCAAGAGCATCAACTTTATACCAGATTAAAAGGACTCCGAGAAAATCCGACGAAGGTTGAGATTTTAAAAAGTCATGACTTGTTTGGGTTACTAGCAATTAAACCCAAAGAAATCAATTCCTTGGAGGATATTTTTAATGATGATTCGCTAGGATTACTAGAAGACGACTCGGAAAGTATTTTTACTTTAAAACATATCAAAAAACAAGACGACCGTGCCGCCACTGACTTTGTGGCAAAACGGAAAGTTTGCAAAGATTTTAAGAAGTATGAAGAATTATTCAAGAGTTGTCAGAATGACTTGAAGAATAAGAAAAGAAAGTTAATGCCGTTTTCTCAAAAGATATTAAGAGAAAAAGAATTCTACGTTCACAATGGAGTCTTATTGTTTGTCGAATCCATTGAAGATGAAGAAAAAGTCCAGAAGTATAAAAGCGGAAGCAGAGTTCGTAAAGATGGGCGAACACGCATTATCTTCGAGAATGGAACTGAATCCAATATGCTCTCTCGCTCTTTATATAAAATCTTACTGGCTAATGGAAAAGCAGTTTCGGAAAACATTGACAAAGTAAATGAAATCTTTGCAGAGAAATTTAGTAATGTGACAGACGAAGACATAGAAGCAGGGTTCATTTACATTCTTAAATCCAAAAGCACTAAGCAAGAAATCAAAGAAATTCAAAATCTATACAAGATAGGCTATTCCACAGTAGCCGTTGAAGAGCGAATCAAAAACGCAAGCCAAGAACCAACTTACCTAATGGCTGATGTTCATATCGTGATGACCTATAAATGTTTTAATATGAACCCGCAGAAGTTAGAACAACTCTTGCATAATTTTTTTGGAAAGGCTTGTTTGAATCTGGACGTATTTGATAAGGATGGTAATAGACACACTCCTCGTGAATGGTTCATTGCTCCACTGGCTATCATTGAAGAGACTATACATTTAATTTTATCTGGTGAGATTATAAGATATAGATATGATTCGATGAAAGAGCAGATTGTAGAATTTTAG
- a CDS encoding type II toxin-antitoxin system VapC family toxin, with translation MIRKILLDSNILIHLVNNEISASKIFYAGCEYSVSIITYMEVMGFPFKNEQDEKTFSEIFNKFNIHFIDDEIASLVIKIRKAKKIKLPDAIIAATGISTHSELMTRNESDFSSIEGLTVINPFK, from the coding sequence ATGATTAGAAAGATACTATTGGATAGTAATATTCTAATTCATTTAGTGAACAATGAAATCTCTGCTTCAAAGATATTTTATGCCGGATGTGAATATTCTGTTTCCATAATTACATATATGGAAGTGATGGGTTTTCCTTTTAAAAATGAACAGGATGAAAAAACCTTTAGTGAAATATTTAATAAGTTTAATATTCATTTCATAGATGATGAAATCGCTTCGCTAGTAATAAAAATTCGTAAAGCTAAGAAGATAAAACTACCAGATGCAATTATAGCGGCTACTGGTATTTCTACCCATTCTGAATTAATGACAAGAAATGAATCAGATTTTTCTTCGATTGAAGGGCTTACAGTCATTAACCCATTCAAATAA
- a CDS encoding DEAD/DEAH box helicase family protein: protein MPNLVEVTYGQTGQSSKTNAMGMREMQEKVYQARDAQYLLLKAPPASGKSRALMYVALDKLINQGLRKIIVAVPEKSIGGSFGKTNLKDFGFYENWEPNDEYNLCTPGMDGSKSKVQAFKNFLENKEKILICTHATLRFAFEELEESKFTDTILAIDEFHHVSADGDSRLGELLRSIMEKSNAHVIAMTGSYFRGDSVPVLKPEDEARFTKVSYNYYEQLNGYTYLKTLGIGYHFYQGKYTSAILEILDTNKKTILHIPNVNSGESTKDKHQEVDSILDAIGDVKKVDADTGVIHLKRKDGKMLKIADLVNDNPKDRDKIQNYLRNMKSVDDMDLIIALGMAKEGFDWPYCEHALTVGYRGSLTEIIQIIGRCTRDSNNKTHAQFTNLIAQPDASDDIVKVSVNNMLKAITASLLMEQVLAPNFKFKTKLSDEDKSEAGEIKVRGFKTPSSKRVRDIIESDLNDLKATILQDDTMLKAMPGNVDPEVINKVLIPKIIQIKYPELSEAEVEEVRQHVVLDSVVKNGEIKEVGDKRFIRMADKFVNIDDLHIDLIDQINPFQKAFEILSKSVTARVLKVIQDAIEATRITMDFEEAKILWPKILDFRKTFDREPNLQSPDPLERRMAECIIYLKEEKRKKANG from the coding sequence ATGCCAAATTTAGTAGAAGTAACTTACGGACAAACAGGACAGAGTTCGAAAACCAATGCAATGGGTATGCGAGAAATGCAAGAGAAGGTTTACCAAGCGCGTGACGCACAATACCTTTTGTTAAAAGCTCCGCCCGCTTCAGGAAAATCGAGAGCGCTTATGTATGTGGCTTTGGATAAATTGATAAACCAGGGACTCCGCAAAATCATAGTTGCCGTTCCTGAAAAATCTATCGGTGGTTCTTTTGGAAAAACAAATCTGAAAGACTTTGGTTTTTATGAGAACTGGGAACCGAATGATGAATACAATCTATGCACCCCCGGAATGGATGGAAGCAAAAGCAAAGTCCAAGCGTTTAAGAACTTTTTAGAGAATAAAGAAAAGATTTTAATCTGCACACATGCTACACTTCGATTTGCATTTGAAGAGTTGGAAGAATCTAAGTTTACAGATACCATTCTTGCCATTGATGAATTTCATCATGTCTCCGCAGATGGCGATAGTCGTTTGGGAGAGTTGCTCCGTTCCATCATGGAAAAATCAAACGCCCATGTGATTGCCATGACTGGTTCTTACTTTCGAGGCGATAGTGTTCCTGTCTTAAAGCCAGAAGATGAAGCGCGGTTTACCAAGGTTAGCTACAACTACTACGAACAGCTCAACGGTTATACTTATTTAAAGACGTTAGGTATTGGCTATCATTTCTATCAGGGGAAATATACTTCTGCCATTTTGGAAATCTTAGATACAAATAAAAAAACTATATTACATATACCTAATGTAAATTCCGGTGAGTCTACAAAAGACAAACACCAAGAAGTAGATTCTATTTTAGATGCAATAGGTGATGTGAAAAAAGTAGATGCGGATACAGGCGTTATCCACTTGAAGCGCAAAGACGGAAAGATGTTAAAAATCGCCGACCTAGTAAACGACAATCCAAAAGACCGTGATAAAATCCAAAACTATTTACGGAATATGAAATCAGTAGACGATATGGATTTAATCATCGCACTCGGCATGGCAAAAGAAGGATTTGACTGGCCTTATTGTGAGCACGCTTTGACAGTTGGTTATAGAGGCTCGCTCACCGAAATCATTCAAATCATTGGACGATGCACAAGAGACAGTAATAATAAAACCCATGCTCAATTTACAAACCTTATAGCACAACCCGATGCGTCAGACGATATCGTAAAGGTTTCAGTCAACAATATGCTAAAAGCAATTACAGCATCTCTCTTAATGGAACAAGTGTTAGCCCCTAACTTTAAATTTAAAACAAAACTTTCTGATGAGGATAAATCAGAAGCAGGGGAAATCAAAGTCAGAGGATTTAAAACTCCTTCTTCTAAAAGAGTGCGGGATATAATCGAATCCGACTTGAATGACTTAAAAGCTACCATTTTGCAAGATGATACAATGCTCAAAGCTATGCCGGGTAACGTTGACCCGGAGGTAATCAACAAAGTTTTAATTCCTAAAATCATTCAAATTAAATATCCAGAATTGTCAGAAGCGGAGGTAGAAGAAGTCAGGCAACATGTAGTTCTTGATTCTGTTGTGAAGAATGGAGAAATCAAAGAAGTAGGAGACAAACGATTTATCCGCATGGCAGACAAATTTGTAAATATTGACGATTTGCATATTGATTTAATTGATCAGATTAATCCATTCCAAAAAGCATTTGAGATTTTATCTAAGTCTGTGACAGCAAGAGTTTTAAAAGTCATCCAAGATGCAATTGAGGCTACGCGGATAACAATGGATTTTGAAGAAGCAAAAATTCTCTGGCCTAAGATACTCGATTTTAGAAAAACATTTGATAGAGAACCAAATCTACAATCTCCTGATCCACTCGAGCGCAGGATGGCAGAATGTATTATCTACTTAAAAGAAGAAAAACGAAAGAAAGCAAATGGATAA
- a CDS encoding SpoIIE family protein phosphatase, whose translation MGIFEFTNQIYFNFAAVGSLIPTLFFFLTSAFLLGIQNKTKSTFHLGVVYLLFGLVPLNYFINFAWYNPYSVYTRWISAIISLPASVHLILFFLYFPENKKTKIASFTLYFGWLFTFCVWGYYVFVTCQSPLDYNFSGHYWDFDADLVQEFVGIILLIAVVFIMFAGLWKIYHAHGKDVWVLIGLLLSAMVITIVPAVANILSRKGLLERGTFFSYFALLVMLGTFSLVVVYINNKKDKSSFMTKIIGISLVTFFMVLQAVGYFSIRDRENTFDEIKTKDVSLILHQITSPEDLRYIKYYSLEKDYFLSQTTALEASLDLTGMKIEMINSFYYDSISKLQTSKKTTESYDKMSLLLDTMPIHLSSYKISILDYLKNSKTEIEETNVLSHLQSLEKMLVVKRKEINRITEDNFRKTLYLYLDSKNEPMFQPFKTSMISYLETSRSEGNELKKEILWFVSVMRPTGTRFYRTDLKSGEHYVSYFYSDIKYKRMYEVGFQYLSFRKYIHTTSLRYTIVILSVVGLVLFGFRIFLYGALIKPLNSLMTGVTKVNKGDYFVRIPVSVSDELGFLGQSFNRMVRSIRGAKQRLQRHAVELETKVNVRTSELMTTLQEIQHLKTHQDGDYFLTSLLIKPLGKNNNKSERVHVDFLISQKKKFQFRSYKEEIGGDICVSYNITLRNRPMSVFLNADAMGKSMQGAGGALVLGSVFQSIIQRTKYSHEMQEEYPEKWLRNTFVELHKVFESFKGSMLVSILMGLVEDDTGFMYYVNAEHPYTILYRDGKATFIEESSLLRKLGTIDMQSSVFVQTFQMLPGDIIISGSDGKDDIFLGVGGEGERIINDEEKWILPKIEEGKGDLKQIYSVISQMGEITDDLSLIRVEYDYHVMDFVIDLDMEEVDEMLVEAKPYQNRKGHAKAVEILEAAYRKSSSHIQLNKTIINVHLHGRNFQRAAILAEKFSEIHPKEFEYIYIASIAYKRAGNLLKALETAERLKYRFPDMLKNLTNLAEIYFYFKDYTRSLEMTKKALKQDPENIQAILVKKKLIKLNIK comes from the coding sequence ATGGGCATCTTCGAATTTACAAATCAAATTTACTTTAACTTTGCGGCAGTGGGTTCCCTTATTCCTACTTTGTTCTTTTTTTTGACTTCTGCTTTTTTACTTGGAATTCAGAACAAAACAAAATCAACTTTTCATTTAGGGGTAGTATATTTATTATTTGGTCTTGTTCCACTTAATTATTTTATAAATTTTGCCTGGTACAATCCTTACTCAGTATACACTCGTTGGATAAGCGCGATTATTTCCTTACCTGCTTCTGTTCATTTAATTTTATTTTTTTTGTATTTTCCAGAAAATAAAAAAACGAAAATTGCTAGTTTTACACTCTACTTTGGTTGGTTATTTACTTTTTGCGTTTGGGGATACTATGTTTTTGTGACCTGCCAATCTCCTTTAGATTATAATTTTTCCGGTCACTATTGGGATTTTGATGCTGATCTGGTGCAAGAGTTTGTTGGTATCATTTTACTAATAGCTGTTGTATTTATTATGTTTGCTGGACTTTGGAAAATATACCATGCACACGGAAAGGATGTTTGGGTGTTAATTGGTCTTTTGTTATCCGCTATGGTGATTACGATTGTGCCGGCTGTCGCAAATATTTTAAGTCGTAAAGGTTTACTAGAACGAGGTACATTTTTTAGTTATTTTGCCCTCCTTGTAATGCTTGGTACTTTTTCTCTTGTCGTTGTATATATTAATAACAAAAAAGATAAATCTTCCTTTATGACGAAGATAATAGGAATTAGCCTTGTAACTTTTTTTATGGTATTACAAGCAGTAGGTTATTTTTCGATTCGAGATAGAGAAAATACCTTTGATGAAATTAAAACAAAAGATGTAAGTTTAATTTTACATCAAATTACCAGTCCTGAAGACTTACGTTATATTAAATACTATAGTTTGGAAAAAGATTACTTTTTATCACAAACTACTGCATTAGAAGCAAGTTTAGATTTAACAGGGATGAAAATCGAAATGATAAACTCATTTTACTATGATTCCATTTCGAAATTGCAAACATCTAAAAAAACAACTGAGTCTTATGATAAAATGTCCTTATTATTGGACACTATGCCAATTCATTTGTCCTCCTATAAAATTTCTATCCTGGATTATCTCAAAAATTCTAAGACAGAAATAGAAGAAACAAACGTGTTATCTCATCTGCAAAGTCTTGAAAAAATGTTAGTAGTGAAACGAAAAGAAATAAATCGAATAACTGAGGATAATTTTCGGAAAACTCTCTATTTATATTTGGATTCTAAAAATGAACCTATGTTCCAACCTTTCAAAACAAGTATGATTTCTTATCTGGAAACATCTCGTTCAGAAGGAAATGAGTTAAAAAAAGAAATCCTTTGGTTTGTTTCCGTTATGCGTCCGACTGGCACTAGATTTTATAGGACTGATTTAAAATCGGGAGAACATTATGTTTCGTATTTTTACTCTGATATAAAATACAAACGAATGTACGAAGTAGGTTTTCAATATCTTTCTTTTCGAAAATATATTCATACTACCTCTTTGCGGTATACAATTGTTATTCTCTCTGTAGTCGGTTTAGTATTATTTGGATTTAGAATTTTTTTATATGGCGCACTTATTAAACCACTAAATTCTCTTATGACAGGAGTAACCAAAGTAAATAAAGGTGATTATTTTGTTCGTATACCTGTCTCAGTTTCCGATGAATTGGGATTTTTGGGACAATCTTTTAATCGGATGGTGAGGTCAATTCGAGGTGCAAAACAAAGACTGCAAAGGCATGCTGTCGAATTAGAAACAAAAGTAAATGTTAGAACCTCTGAGCTGATGACAACTCTCCAAGAAATTCAACATTTGAAAACCCACCAAGATGGGGATTATTTTTTAACTTCCTTACTAATAAAGCCACTTGGAAAAAATAATAATAAAAGTGAGCGAGTTCATGTTGATTTTTTAATTTCTCAAAAAAAGAAATTTCAATTTAGATCTTATAAAGAAGAAATTGGTGGGGATATTTGTGTATCCTACAACATAACACTACGTAACCGCCCAATGAGTGTATTTTTAAATGCGGATGCTATGGGTAAGTCAATGCAAGGAGCGGGTGGGGCACTTGTATTAGGTTCAGTTTTTCAATCTATCATCCAACGGACTAAATACAGTCACGAAATGCAAGAAGAGTATCCGGAAAAATGGCTTAGAAATACATTTGTAGAATTACACAAAGTATTCGAAAGTTTTAAAGGATCAATGCTTGTATCCATTTTAATGGGTCTTGTTGAAGACGATACAGGATTTATGTACTATGTAAATGCAGAACATCCGTACACAATTTTATATCGTGACGGCAAAGCGACGTTTATCGAAGAAAGCAGTTTACTTCGTAAATTAGGAACGATTGATATGCAAAGTTCCGTATTTGTCCAGACTTTCCAAATGTTACCGGGTGATATTATTATTTCTGGCTCGGATGGAAAAGATGATATTTTTCTCGGAGTAGGCGGAGAAGGGGAAAGGATTATTAATGATGAGGAAAAATGGATTTTACCTAAAATTGAAGAAGGCAAAGGCGATTTAAAACAGATTTATTCTGTTATTTCTCAAATGGGTGAGATTACTGATGATTTGTCGCTTATTAGAGTGGAATACGACTATCATGTAATGGATTTTGTCATCGATTTAGACATGGAAGAAGTAGACGAAATGTTAGTAGAAGCAAAACCATATCAAAATCGTAAAGGGCACGCCAAAGCTGTAGAAATTTTAGAAGCCGCCTATCGCAAAAGTTCTAGTCATATTCAGTTAAATAAAACTATAATCAATGTGCATTTGCACGGAAGAAATTTTCAGAGAGCCGCAATTCTAGCAGAAAAATTTTCAGAAATTCATCCTAAGGAATTTGAATATATATACATAGCGTCTATCGCATACAAGAGAGCTGGAAATCTTTTGAAAGCTCTTGAAACAGCCGAAAGGTTAAAGTATCGATTTCCTGATATGTTGAAAAATCTAACCAATTTAGCCGAAATTTATTTTTATTTCAAAGATTATACACGTTCATTAGAGATGACAAAAAAAGCATTAAAACAAGATCCTGAAAACATCCAAGCAATTTTAGTGAAAAAAAAATTAATAAAACTTAATATAAAATAA
- a CDS encoding endonuclease domain-containing protein, which produces MLPYKVSNTKRARKLRKKMTLAEKKIWSELLRKDKLEGFRFLRQKPLDNYIADFYCAELLLVIEIDGKHHLSADAREYDEHRTKVLNGYGIEVVRYTNEQILNHFDEVEKKLKEKVNERKANAILGNKIGRE; this is translated from the coding sequence ATGCTACCATACAAAGTTTCGAATACCAAACGCGCTCGCAAGTTAAGAAAGAAAATGACACTTGCGGAGAAGAAAATTTGGTCTGAACTTTTGCGAAAAGATAAGCTAGAAGGATTTCGTTTTTTAAGACAGAAGCCGCTTGATAATTATATTGCGGATTTTTATTGTGCTGAATTGCTTTTAGTTATTGAAATCGACGGAAAACACCACTTATCCGCAGATGCAAGGGAGTATGACGAGCATAGGACAAAAGTTCTAAATGGTTACGGAATAGAAGTAGTTCGATATACAAACGAACAAATATTAAATCATTTTGATGAAGTGGAAAAAAAATTAAAAGAAAAAGTGAACGAACGAAAAGCTAATGCAATACTAGGAAATAAAATTGGAAGAGAATAA
- a CDS encoding class I SAM-dependent DNA methyltransferase → MNIAQIETNLQKLVKSIKKTSFIYDLLIAYGQPKASIARLLKGGLNLSKVEGEILWKKKLFFKSAKTKDLHTLIDEIKKDAAVTRHDPRFIILTDFETLLAVDRKTTDTLDIPIEQIAKHFDFFLPWAGMEKAQHQNENPADVKAAEKMAKLYDELKKDNPVKTSEQVHNLNVFLSRLLFCFFAEDTGIFEASQFTNAISSHTQVDGSDLHTYLDKLFEVMNTESKKRKSISGAELPAYLNAFPYVNGGLFRDKHTAPKFTRRSRQAIIDSGELDWSAINPDIFGSMIQAVVTAEHRGTMGMHYTSVPNIMKVIEPLFLTELYEEFEAAKGNTKKLMSLLHRIWKIKIFDPACGSGNFLIIAYRELRRLEIQIFKELRTKSVDYFGFSQIQLSNFYGIELDDFAHEVAILSLWLAEHQMNQLFLNEFGNVKPALPLTSTGNIVQGNACRLDWEVVCPKEKGDEIYILGNPPYSGSKNQTEQQKEDMIFVFAGNESFKKLDYIACWYRLGADYVSEKSGGSFAFVSTNSICQGEQVGLLWPYIFSKKLEINFAYSSFHWVNNAKDNAGVTCVIVGVTSKKGINKKKIFTKSNIIAAKNISPYIFEGSNLCIIPRNTSISNLPIMVRGSQPTDDGNLILSKEEYEEILTKYPKVKKFIKSYMGADDFLNAKMRWCLWISDENKVEAESIPPIKSRIEKCKEFRLLSQKEATKKKANLSYKFDEIKHQNTDSIIFPVISSYRRQYIPAGFLNADTVISNKGQAVYNSSPFIFGILSSKMHMVWLSVTSSRMRNDYQYSITLSYNTFPFPNISDAQKKELEKHVYRILEEREKHSEKTLAQLYDPDKMPDGLREAHHQNDLAIERIYRSKPFSSDEERLEYLFKLYEGMVADEKKS, encoded by the coding sequence ATGAACATCGCCCAAATAGAAACCAATTTACAAAAACTAGTCAAGTCGATAAAAAAAACAAGCTTTATCTATGACTTGCTTATTGCTTATGGACAGCCAAAAGCCTCTATCGCGCGTTTGCTAAAAGGCGGACTCAATCTTTCGAAAGTAGAAGGCGAGATACTTTGGAAGAAAAAACTTTTTTTTAAATCCGCAAAGACTAAAGACTTACACACTCTCATTGACGAAATTAAAAAAGACGCAGCGGTTACTAGGCATGATCCGCGCTTTATCATCCTTACCGACTTTGAAACACTTCTAGCAGTAGATAGAAAGACTACGGATACTCTCGATATACCGATAGAACAAATCGCCAAGCATTTTGATTTCTTCTTGCCGTGGGCGGGAATGGAGAAGGCGCAACACCAAAATGAAAATCCTGCCGATGTAAAAGCCGCCGAGAAAATGGCAAAGCTCTACGACGAATTAAAAAAAGACAATCCTGTTAAAACTAGCGAGCAAGTTCATAATCTAAATGTATTTCTCTCTCGCTTGTTGTTTTGTTTCTTTGCGGAGGACACTGGAATTTTTGAAGCAAGCCAATTTACAAATGCAATCAGCAGTCATACCCAAGTAGACGGAAGCGATTTACATACTTATCTCGATAAGCTTTTCGAGGTAATGAATACAGAGTCCAAAAAACGCAAGTCCATAAGTGGAGCCGAACTGCCCGCCTACTTAAATGCATTTCCCTACGTAAACGGGGGACTATTTCGAGACAAACACACAGCTCCGAAGTTTACAAGACGTAGCCGCCAGGCAATCATAGACAGCGGAGAATTAGACTGGAGTGCAATCAACCCGGACATATTCGGCTCGATGATCCAGGCAGTCGTCACAGCAGAGCACCGCGGCACAATGGGAATGCATTATACGAGTGTGCCGAACATCATGAAAGTAATCGAGCCCCTTTTTCTAACCGAACTCTACGAAGAATTCGAAGCGGCTAAGGGCAACACTAAAAAACTAATGAGCTTACTGCACCGCATCTGGAAAATAAAAATCTTCGACCCCGCCTGCGGTAGCGGCAACTTCTTAATTATCGCTTACCGAGAACTACGCAGACTAGAAATCCAAATCTTCAAAGAGCTACGAACTAAATCCGTCGACTACTTCGGATTTTCCCAAATCCAACTCAGCAACTTCTACGGAATCGAACTAGACGACTTCGCCCACGAAGTAGCCATCCTCTCCTTGTGGCTCGCCGAGCACCAAATGAACCAACTCTTCCTAAACGAATTCGGCAACGTCAAACCAGCATTACCCCTAACATCCACCGGCAACATCGTCCAGGGCAACGCCTGTCGTCTCGATTGGGAAGTTGTTTGTCCTAAGGAAAAAGGGGATGAGATTTATATATTGGGGAATCCGCCTTATTCTGGTTCAAAGAACCAAACAGAACAGCAGAAAGAAGATATGATATTTGTTTTTGCAGGTAATGAATCTTTCAAAAAATTAGATTATATAGCATGTTGGTATCGTTTGGGAGCTGATTACGTTTCAGAAAAATCTGGAGGTTCTTTTGCTTTCGTGTCAACCAATTCCATTTGTCAGGGAGAACAAGTAGGGCTATTGTGGCCATATATTTTTAGTAAAAAATTGGAAATCAATTTCGCTTATTCGTCATTCCATTGGGTTAATAATGCAAAGGATAATGCGGGAGTGACATGCGTTATTGTAGGTGTAACTTCAAAAAAAGGAATTAATAAGAAAAAAATTTTTACTAAAAGCAATATCATAGCGGCTAAGAATATTAGTCCATATATCTTTGAAGGTTCTAATTTATGCATTATTCCACGAAATACTTCTATTTCTAATTTACCTATCATGGTGAGAGGTAGTCAGCCTACAGACGATGGAAATTTAATTTTGTCCAAAGAAGAATATGAAGAAATTCTAACGAAATATCCCAAAGTAAAAAAGTTTATTAAATCATATATGGGCGCGGATGATTTTTTGAATGCAAAAATGCGATGGTGCTTATGGATATCTGATGAAAATAAAGTTGAAGCAGAAAGTATACCGCCAATAAAAAGTAGAATTGAAAAGTGTAAGGAATTTAGACTCTTAAGTCAAAAAGAAGCAACCAAAAAGAAAGCAAATCTCTCATACAAATTTGACGAAATAAAACATCAGAACACTGATTCAATTATTTTTCCAGTTATCTCTTCATATCGACGGCAATATATTCCAGCAGGTTTTTTGAACGCTGATACTGTTATAAGTAATAAAGGACAAGCAGTATATAACTCAAGTCCTTTCATATTTGGGATTCTCTCCTCAAAGATGCATATGGTTTGGTTAAGTGTTACAAGTTCTCGTATGAGAAATGATTATCAATATTCTATTACATTAAGCTACAACACATTTCCCTTCCCCAATATTTCCGACGCACAGAAGAAGGAATTAGAAAAGCATGTGTATCGAATATTAGAAGAGCGCGAGAAGCATTCCGAGAAGACGCTCGCCCAGTTGTATGACCCGGACAAGATGCCCGATGGTCTCCGCGAAGCACACCACCAGAACGACCTAGCCATCGAGCGGATATACAGGAGTAAACCCTTCTCGTCTGATGAGGAGAGATTGGAGTATTTGTTTAAGTTGTATGAAGGGATGGTGGCGGATGAGAAGAAGTCGTGA